Genomic DNA from Gammaproteobacteria bacterium:
ACGCGCGGCCAAGCTGCATGACAGCGAACTTCGCGCCCTATAAGATGTCCATGAATCGACACAACTGGGGGCGACCTGGCTTCGACGTGGGTTGCAAAGCCGGAGGTGCATGCCGAGGATACAGCTAACCTCGTTAAACTTGCTGTACAACCATAGTTGCCAACGACGACAACTACGCATTAGCTGCTTAAAAACCAGCTGTGCCGTTTGACTGCGACGTGCTTGTGCGTGGCTACTCAGACGTCATCGATCACAAGCTCGCGGTAAAGCTCGCCTGGGGCCGAACCGCCAAATAACACCATCAGGCTCGCCGCTCACCGCCCTGCCCGTCGGGAGGTGGCCGGTTAAGTTAAAGACCGGGCTAAGCATGTAGTACCAAACGTAGAGGACTTGCGGACGCGGGTTCGATTCCCGCCGCCTCCACCAAATAATCGTTTATAGGAATTTAATGTAGTCTATAAGCCAGTGTAAGAGCTGGCTTTTTTTATGCGCGTTAGTATAACAACGTCCACTGAAGTCCATTGACAGTTATACCCATATGGGTATAAGTTTGGGTCTAACTAACCACACTGAAAAAGGTGTTATACTTATGCCGCTGACTGATACCACTATCCGCAACGCCAAACCCGGCGTAAAGCCTATTACCCTATTTGACCGGGACGGCTTGTATCTGCTGGTAAGTCCTACCGGCGGCAAGTGGTGGCGACTCAAATATCGCTACGGCGGCAAGAGCAAGCTGCTGTCGCTCGGCACCTACCCTGCCGTGAAACTAAAGGACGCGCGTGTAAAGCGCGATGAACTGCGCCAGCAACTAGCCTCCGGCATCGACCCTGGACAACTGCGTAAGGCAGCCAAGGTCGCCCAAAATGGTGACGCGAACAGCTTTGAAGTCATCGCGCGCGAATGGTTTGAAAGGTTCAAGCTTACCTGGGTTGCTTCTCACGCCGACAAGATCATTAGACGGCTTGAGCGGGACGTGTTTCCCTATGTCGGACGCCGTTCCATCAACAGCATTACCGCACCGGAACTATTAACAGTACTGCGGCGCATCGAAAGTCGTGGCGCATTGGAGACTGCGCACCGCATCATGCAGAACTGCGGGCAAGTATTCCGATACGCCATTGCTACCGGCCGCGCCGAGCGCGACCCATCCGCCGACCTACGCGGGGCATTGCCGCCAACTAGGGAAAAGCACCACGCATCCATTACCGAGCCGAAAGCGATAGGCGACCTGCTACGCGCCATTGATGGTTATCAGGGTTTTGCGGTTACGCGCTCTGCGCTGAAGCTGGCACCGCTGGTATTCGTGCGACCCGGCGAGCTACGCATGGCGCAATGGAGCGAATTTGATCTTGATTCGGCCGAGTGGCGCATACCGGCTGAGAGGATGAAGTCCCGCACACCGCATATCGTTCCTCTATCCCGCCAAGCCGTCGTTATCCTGCGCGAACTGGACCGATTGACCGGTTCCACAAAGTACGTCTTCCCAAGTGTTAGAACGAACAACCGACCCATGAGTGACAACACAGTTAATGCGGGCCTGCGGCGCTTAGGCTATGCCAGCGACGAAATGACCGGGCATGGCTTTAGAAGCATGGCGTCAACGATCCTAAATGAACACGGCTGGCAACGCGACGCCATAGAACGCCAGCTAGCACACGCCGAACGGGATACGGTAAGAGCGGCTTATAA
This window encodes:
- a CDS encoding tyrosine-type recombinase/integrase gives rise to the protein MPLTDTTIRNAKPGVKPITLFDRDGLYLLVSPTGGKWWRLKYRYGGKSKLLSLGTYPAVKLKDARVKRDELRQQLASGIDPGQLRKAAKVAQNGDANSFEVIAREWFERFKLTWVASHADKIIRRLERDVFPYVGRRSINSITAPELLTVLRRIESRGALETAHRIMQNCGQVFRYAIATGRAERDPSADLRGALPPTREKHHASITEPKAIGDLLRAIDGYQGFAVTRSALKLAPLVFVRPGELRMAQWSEFDLDSAEWRIPAERMKSRTPHIVPLSRQAVVILRELDRLTGSTKYVFPSVRTNNRPMSDNTVNAGLRRLGYASDEMTGHGFRSMASTILNEHGWQRDAIERQLAHAERDTVRAAYNYAEHLPQRRKMMQAWADYLDSLMIGTNVIPLRAS